From candidate division WOR-3 bacterium, one genomic window encodes:
- a CDS encoding ATP-dependent DNA helicase PcrA, protein MIDYLAELNSEQQKAVKTKQGPILILAGAGSGKTRVITYRIAYLIQQKYTKPENILAITFTNKAADEMKTRVLHLLGDCRDIWIRTYHSTCVRILRTSLCSRKDLQELLGVSDNFTIYDEHDQLSLIKECLKELNVDTRYFPPSLAASRINRIKQDLRIPESIDEVIGEIYKLYNKKLIEYNALDFGDLIMKAVELLKNDGPTLDYYQNRFKYILVDEYQDTNRAQYILTKLLCGKHRNLCVVGDDDQSIYSWRGAEIRNILDFEKDFPDAVVIKLEQNYRSTKTILEAASAVVSNNEYRKSKVLWCDNEVGEKLEFYAGSDAYTEAAYVARKILESKFKGKNLSSIAVFYRINYQSRIFEDCFIRYQIPYEVVGALKFYDRAEIKDVLAYLKVISNIRDSVSLRRIINVPARKIGYVTLRKLLQYSEMNSIPLYQVLQQVEKVANIDKNTKKRILSFVGMMEGFRKERDKTDLYELVLKIVQDSGYLDSLNVDKSDADYIRRKNVEELLISIREYVKQHPDAGIQDYLADVSLRSDIDEWTGTAERVSLMTLHNAKGLEFDIVFITGFEDGLIPHYKSQDDLRDYEEERRLLYVGITRARKKLFITCARQRETLRGGSLYTDISPFYYEIPEEAWGRSNEPIEP, encoded by the coding sequence AACCGGAAAACATCCTGGCAATAACATTCACCAATAAGGCGGCGGATGAGATGAAAACCCGGGTTCTTCATCTGCTGGGCGATTGCCGTGATATCTGGATCAGGACCTATCACTCGACCTGTGTGCGTATCTTGAGAACAAGCCTCTGTTCCAGAAAAGACCTGCAGGAATTGCTCGGTGTCTCCGATAACTTCACGATCTATGATGAACACGACCAGCTCAGCTTGATTAAAGAGTGCCTTAAAGAATTGAATGTCGACACCAGATATTTTCCTCCTTCTCTCGCGGCTTCGCGGATCAACAGAATAAAACAGGACCTGCGTATTCCTGAATCTATCGATGAAGTCATAGGGGAGATTTACAAATTGTATAACAAAAAACTTATTGAATACAACGCACTCGATTTCGGTGATTTGATTATGAAGGCTGTCGAGCTTTTAAAGAACGACGGTCCGACATTGGATTATTATCAGAATCGTTTTAAATATATTTTGGTCGATGAATATCAGGATACAAACCGGGCACAGTATATTTTGACGAAGTTGCTGTGCGGAAAACACCGCAATCTCTGCGTGGTCGGTGACGACGACCAGTCGATCTATTCCTGGCGCGGTGCTGAAATAAGAAATATCCTCGATTTTGAAAAGGACTTTCCCGATGCCGTTGTCATAAAGCTGGAACAGAATTACCGCTCCACAAAGACGATTCTGGAAGCGGCTTCCGCGGTCGTCAGTAACAATGAATACCGTAAGTCAAAAGTCCTGTGGTGTGATAATGAAGTCGGCGAAAAACTGGAGTTTTATGCTGGCTCTGACGCTTATACTGAGGCGGCTTATGTGGCGCGCAAAATACTCGAGTCGAAATTTAAAGGAAAGAATCTGAGCAGTATCGCGGTCTTTTACAGAATCAATTATCAGTCCCGGATCTTCGAAGACTGTTTTATACGATATCAAATACCTTATGAGGTGGTCGGCGCATTAAAGTTCTACGACCGTGCGGAGATAAAGGATGTGCTTGCTTATTTAAAGGTGATAAGCAATATACGTGACAGTGTCAGTTTGAGGCGGATCATCAATGTTCCGGCGCGTAAGATCGGTTATGTGACCCTGCGGAAGTTATTGCAATACAGTGAGATGAATTCGATTCCACTCTATCAGGTTCTTCAGCAGGTCGAGAAGGTCGCAAATATCGATAAGAACACTAAAAAGAGAATTCTTTCTTTTGTCGGGATGATGGAGGGATTCAGAAAAGAACGTGATAAAACAGACCTTTATGAACTCGTCTTAAAGATCGTTCAGGATTCCGGATACCTCGACAGTTTGAATGTGGACAAAAGCGACGCCGATTACATCAGGCGTAAGAATGTCGAGGAACTGTTGATCTCCATCAGAGAGTACGTGAAACAGCATCCTGACGCCGGGATTCAGGATTATTTAGCCGATGTTTCGTTGAGAAGCGATATCGACGAATGGACCGGAACCGCGGAACGTGTGAGTTTGATGACCCTCCATAATGCCAAGGGTCTGGAATTTGATATCGTCTTCATCACCGGCTTTGAAGACGGTCTGATACCGCACTATAAATCACAGGATGATTTAAGGGATTATGAAGAAGAGAGGAGATTGTTGTATGTCGGGATAACCCGGGCACGCAAAAAACTTTTTATCACCTGCGCCCGGCAGCGCGAGACCCTGCGTGGAGGTTCTCTGTATACTGATATTTCTCCTTTTTACTATGAAATCCCCGAAGAGGCATGGGGGAGGAGTAATGAACCGATTGAACCTTGA